One genomic region from Oryzias melastigma strain HK-1 linkage group LG19, ASM292280v2, whole genome shotgun sequence encodes:
- the LOC112154356 gene encoding circularly permutated Ras protein 1, whose protein sequence is MEFACGFVYVPSLLVQRNNQRPNVVKRSALLPPANRMRPRSPPPPPPTHTAKNKEQERSQEVKVKKSSTSFYENAQFHINRETTSTTNVFPQQTNPNRKTALLPPHMRPTVGNVLVSQPQSITYEEPLNEPKVNKHIWDPNHSNSSSDGSGSEAKLQNDTSNAHISGPALPPRPSFFKLIPEYLTLLPSSTTSPQKQSSPTQFPQSPTGKAESKPLQGNPNVVLISLAKLLSEEAIPLQVEPSSCAHCGSVLDSFDNDVNECYFCRPWDCPDPPHIPSNDLQDGLFLLNPNEKPQSADSLILFCIDVSGSMSITSEVLDGEHISRLQFVQEAVVQCVQRLSEQQPDTRVGLITFSYQVTIHGYENFASQLLSGAELTKIKHLKKVAASLPNPPPISQTREFLQRQVMGLSANGTTALGPAALLAIAMASRQPGSKVIICTDGKANAKLGNLEDEDIDAQTLLSSTIFYQELGEYAANQGVMVSVLSIEGTDCRLDELGRLADRTGGKVVIASPNRLHSEFEQIIQNRTIATQCTVTLLLPRSLRLKGEKEAGHKGTREVGNVNQDAEITFQFGANEESKYVPAPGSRVSIQLQIKHRQRNGQTVLRVFTADQEVTDDSSAVLSSLSLTIIQLNSSQASAALAVRGRLLDAKKEGEMQLKLIERAIEHNRSTEEQQTFKEWVKTMEPLYNNIHSLARNKSTISDSQSLTDAGAALLYTLKHSNRKSISLKKEYQR, encoded by the exons ATGGAATTTGCTTGTGGGTTTGTTTATGTGCCGTCTTTATTGGTTCAGAGAAATAACCAGCGACCCAATGTCGTGAAACGCTCAG ctcttcttcctcctgctAATCGGATGCGCCCTCGCTcgcctcctcctccccctccaacACACACTgccaaaaacaaagaacaggAAAGAAGTCAAGAAGTGAAGGTCAAGAAGTCCTCTACCTCCTTTTACGAAAATGCTCAGTTTCATATCAACCGGGAGACAACTTCCACCACGAATGTGTTTCCTCAGCAGACAAACCCCAACCGAAAGACAG CTCTTCTTCCGCCACATATGAGACCTACAGTTGGAAATGTGTTGGTCTCTCAGCCCCAGAGTATTACCTATGAAGAGCCATTGAATGAACCCAAAGTGAACAAACACATCTGGGATCCAAACCACTCCAACAGTTCGTCAGATGGTTCGGGGAGTGAAGCAAAGCTGCAAAATGACACAAGCAATGCACATATATCAg GCCCCGCCCTTCCACCGAGACCGtcgttttttaaattaatcccAGAGTATTTGACGCTGTTGCCGTCCTCTACCACATCCCCCCAGAAGCAATCATCGCCTACTCAATTTCCTCAGTCACCTACGGGGAAAG cGGAAAGCAAGCCACTGCAAGGAAATCCCAACGTGGTTCTCATCAGTTTAGCAAAATTGCTCTCCGAAGAAG CAATTCCTTTACAAGTGGAACCTTCCTCCTGCGCTCATTGTGGCTCTGTTTTGGACTCCTTTGACAATGAC GTAAATGAGTGTTACTTCTGTCGCCCCTGGGACTGTCCAGACCCCCCACATATCCCTTCAAACGACCTTCAGGATGGACTGTTTCTGCTCAATCCCAACGAAAAGCCCCAGTCGGCTGATTCCCTCATCCTTTTCTGCATCGATGTGTCGGGATCCATGAGCATCACCTCTGAG gtTTTAGATGGAGAACACATATCAAGACTTCAG TTTGTCCAGGAAGCTGTGGTACAGTGTGTTCAGCGGCTCAGTGAGCAGCAGCCTGACACGCGTGTAGGCCTCATCACCTTCAGCTATCAG GTGACAATTCATGGATATGAAAATTTTGCATCCCAGCTCCTGAGCGGGGCGGAGTTGACTAAAATCAAGCATCTAAAAAAGGTGGCCGCAAGTTTGCCGAACCCACCTCCTATTTCTCAGACTAGAGAGTTCCTACAAAGACAAGTGATGGG tttatCTGCAAATGGAACCACAGCGCTGGGTCCAGCTGCTCTTCTTGCCATAGCAATGGCTTCCAGACAACCAGGCTCCAAG GTGATAATTTGCACAGACGGGAAAGCCAATGCAAAGCTGGGAAACCTTGAAGATGAGGATATTGATGCTCAAACGCTCCTCTCATCCACGATTTTCTACCAGGAGTTAGGGGAGTATGCTGCTAATCAAGG TGTGATGGTGTCTGTGCTGTCCATAGAAGGGACTGACTGCAGGCTGGATGAGCTGGGAAGACTCGCTGATCGCACCGGAGGGAAA GTGGTTATAGCCAGTCCCAACCGATTGCACTCAGAGTTTGAGCAGATTATTCAGAACAGAACCATAGCCACGCAATGTACAGTCACCCTACTGCTGCCCAGATCACT ACGCTTAAAAGGAGAGAAGGAAGCGGGACACAAGGGGACCAGAGAAGTGGGGAACGTCAACCAGGATGCAGAGATTACCTTCCAGTTTGGAGCGAACGAAGAAAGCAAATACG tgcCAGCTCCTGGAAGTCGTGTGTCCATCCAGCTGCAGATCAAGCACAGGCAGAGGAACGGGCAGACGGTGCTCAGAGTGTTCACTGCAGACCAGGAGGTTACTGATGACAG CTCCGCCGTGCTGTCCTCCCTGTCTCTGACCATCATTCAGCTCAACTCGTCTCAGGCCAGCGCCGCGTTGGCCGTCAGAGGCCGCCTGCTGGACGCCAAAAAGGAAGGAGAAATGCAGCTGAAGCTCATTGAGAGGGCAAT TGAGCACAATCGCAGCACAGAGGAGCAACAAACATTTAAGGAATGGGTTAAAACAATGGAGCCATTATATAACAACATTCACAGTTTGGCAAGA aataaatCTACTATTTCAGACTCTCAG TCTCTAACAGACGCTGGTGCAGCACTGCTCTACACCCTGAAGCACAGCAACAGGAAGTCAATTAGCCTGAAGAAAGAATATCAACGTTAG
- the znf646 gene encoding zinc finger protein 646 → MMADQDLGGTCGFPCKQCDMVCPTVSSLLEHMDVHHQQEDERKYKCDECGRCYRHAGSLTNHRRTHEVGPFLCPECGKENPNASALKSHLRNHVLLRKHSCGECGKGFRLASQLATHKRVHLAQKVKEESDYEFRNDVPHPGREHFSSFEVSTENGFCEDKTEELSNSQYEPWDESGDRPFRSDTSGKSYIHQQSLNNHKKSHQLGKFECSICFKFFNNMAALYSHQRSHKSKSGSDFSLTDGSHNGTELDQFSPHSQRALEHFCHLCQVHLSTEEAFQEHIQMHNSSSLSFGIEDALVENHNASYDGGVSPQSKLFGSNKCIPSVSLQTFEKTACNVLTDCSIDQKPHFSSSQGESSVVDSSIDSPTCVPAHNTSSVSTATETSTADSDERPFKCHICGKCYRHSGSLINHKRSHQVGVFQCSVCQKNYPHLAALKSHLRLHKTQSFRHGAEEHLTVDSRQSSFPFQTEQNPMPGVDHSDRALYQQHFDLNSSQDVTTLLPQNENVLQRHMCADCGGIFADIAGIKSHSCPVLLHQPETTNAEYVSGLNFLGSNGHSAVGNPDASLDLNGSQSQSFFKDTLHESMSSDQLSNGVETSNPVEEDDLYQCSICGNSYSSMRALRCHLRGHTQSSDTPASSGPSFMSSHEEVKEEDEGEMVICSTCGESFANSLDLINHQILHNNHQEEALDRSHVDTPERKEEQPIICGGCGISCTSYDHLDNHGCAAERRDELVECKQEVDDVFKQGETSPRRDADDAEDRQYKCEQCGRSYRHAGSLLNHKKSHKTGLFRCQICQKRFYNLLALKNHQRSHFDIKRYTCHECGKAFKIQKQLLIHLRRHKRNQAKMQEVGNQIPALMQTNGSRSDGKVSLLPPNVDHTSGSAQHGTPQPEGRRAETEAESSVTSKDAGDRRPFACDQCGRTYRHAGSLVNHKNSHKTGEYYCSICNNTYSNQLAMKNHLRTHFLYKRHACQNCGRGFRGKKQLLAHVCADLRKDGAKGRRLLKPRMFKCKKCRKAFHSVDELSSHTCEGHSDSSESSTIKEERPFRCNICGRSYRHAGSLLNHKNTHKTGHFSCSFCSKPFTNPMALRNHTRIHTQKKKFVCLTCGKAFRLASILHNHQRIHNRALSHFSCPSCGRSFQSRASLRRHHCRRGQGRSALAGVQRTERGNKCFTCDLCGRSYRHAGSLLNHKKSHSESLHHCALCLQTFPDSLTLQIHSQMRRHCCPECGKTFCLITHLQNHMEVHSKEQAVVCGVCQQSFPDASSYQEHHNAHHTAQSSYPQGAEIPVENNLTWDSVIPETLGTLKQDPTMFYPAPTDVSDSQVSSESSAPQEKSHVCEHCGRTYRHAGSLLNHKNSHKTGAFFCSVCHKEFTNLMALKNHRRIHTEPKRYQCLECGKAFRVSTQLICHRRIHTKEKPFTCQLCSKNFSSKSNLRHHQKMHQSQTYDSSFSMDSFMDLDMAAFL, encoded by the exons ATGATGGCAGATCAGGATCTTGGTGGGACATGTGGGTTTCCCTGCAAACAGTGTGACATGGTCTGCCCCACTGTATCCAGTCTGCTGGAGCACATGGACGTGCATCATCAACAAGAGGATGAGCGCAAATATAAATGTGACGAATGTGGACGTTGTTATAGACACGCTGGcagtctgaccaatcacagacgGACTCATGAAGTGGGGCCTTTTCTGTGTCCCGAATGTGGAAAGGAAAACCCCAATGCCTCTGCTTTGAAGAGCCATCTCCGGAACCACGTCTTGTTAAGGAAACACTCCTGTGGAGAGTGCGGCAAAGGCTTTCGTTTAGCATCTCAACTTGCCACACATAAGCGAGTTCACCTGGCAcagaaagtaaaagaagaatCTGATTATGAGTTTAGAAATGATGTGCCACATCCGGGTAgagaacatttttccagttttgaggTTTCTACAGAAAACGGCTTTTGTGAGGACAAGACAGAAGAACTCAGTAACTCACAGTATGAGCCCTGGGATGAATCAGGAGATAGACCGTTCAGGTCTGATACATCCGGCAAATCATACATACACCAACAAAGTCTgaacaatcacaaaaaaagtCACCAGTTGGGGAAATTTGAATGCTCAATTTGTTTCAAATTCTTCAATAATATGGCAGCTCTCTACAGTCACCAGAGAAGTCACAAATCAAAAAGTGGGTCAGACTTTAGTTTGACAGACGGCTCTCACAACGGTACAGAACTTGACCAATTCTCACCTCATAGCCAGAGGGCTTTAGAACATTTTTGCCATTTGTGTCAGGTCCACCTTTCAACCGAGGAGGCATTTCAAGAGCACATCCAAATGCATAACTCTTCATCTTTATCATTCGGGATTGAAGACGCCCTGGTGGAGAATCACAATGCGTCATACGATGGCGGCGTTTCACCTCAGTCGAAACTTTTTGGTTCTAATAAATGCATTCCTTCAGTTTCcttacaaacatttgaaaaaacagcaTGTAATGTGTTAACAGACTGCTCCATTGATCAAAAACCTCATTTCAGTAGCTCTCAGGGAGAATCTTCAGTTGTCGACTCAAGTATTGACAGTCCCACGTGCGTACCAGCCCATAATACCAGCAGTGTCTCCACAGCGACGGAAACTTCCACTGCAGATTCCGACGAGCGTCCGTTCAAGTGTCATATTTGTGGTAAATGCTATCGGCACTCTGGGAGCCTCATCAATCACAAAAGGTCTCATCAGGTGGGCGTCTTTCAGTGCTCCGTCTGCCAAAAGAATTATCCTCACCTGGCAGCCCTTAAAAGCCACCTACGTCTCCACAAAACCCAGTCGTTCCGTCACGGTGCAGAAGAACACCTGACCGTGGATTCCCGGCAGAGCTCCTTCCCTTTCCAAACGGAGCAGAATCCCATGCCGGGAGTCGACCACAGTGACAGAGCGCTCTACCAGCAGCACTTTGACCTGAACTCATCCCAGGACGTGACGACGCTTCTACCTCAGAATGAAAATGTGCTGCAGAGACACATGTGTGCAGACTGCGGGGGGATATTTGCCGACATCGCGGGGATCAAGTCTCACAGTTGCCCCGTCTTACTGCACCAGCCTGAAACTACAAATGCCGAGTACGTCAGCGGGTTAAATTTTCTCGGCAGTAACGGTCACAGTGCTGTTGGAAACCCAGACGCCAGCTTGGACCTGAACGGGAGCCAGAGTCAAAGTTTCTTTAAAGACACTTTACATGAAAGTATGAGCAGCGATCAGTTAAGTAATGGGGTGGAAACTAGCAACCCTGTTGAGGAAGACGATCTTTATCAGTGCTCTATCTGTGGCAACAGCTACTCGAGCATGAGGGCGCTCAGGTGCCACCTCCGAGGACACACACAGTCCAGCGACACCCCTGCAAGCTCAGGACCCTCTTTCATGTCCTCTCACGAAGAAGTGAAGGAAGAGGATGAAGGAGAGATGGTGATCTGCAGTACATGCGGGGAAAGTTTTGCCAACAGCCTCGACTTGATTAACCATCAAATTCTGCACAACAATCACCAGGAAGAGGCTCTGGATCGATCACACGTGGACACTCCAGAACGCAAAGAGGAGCAGCCAATCATCTGTGGCGGCTGCGGCATCTCCTGCACTAGCTACGATCACCTTGACAACCATGGCTGTGCAGCTGAGAGGAGGGATGAGCTGGTGGAgtgtaaacaggaagtggatgaTGTTTTCAAGCAGGGGGAAACGAGTCCCAGGAGGGACGCTGATGATGCAGAGGACCGCCAGTACAAGTGTGAGCAGTGCGGACGCTCGTACAGACACGCCGGCTCTCTCCTCAACCACAAAAAGTCCCACAAAACCGGCTTGTTCAGGTGTCAAATCTGTCAGAAACGTTTCTACAACCTGCTGGCCCTAAAAAATCATCAGAGGTCTCACTTTGATATTAAAAG GTACACGTGTCACGAGTGCGGGAAAGCCTTTAAAATTCAGAAGCAGCTGTTGATCCACCTGAGGAGACACAAACGGAACCAAGCTAAAATGCAGGAAGTCGGCAATCAGATCCCGGCCCTCATGCAAACGAACGGCTCCAGGTCAGATGGGAAAGTGTCATTGTTACCTCCAAACGTCGACCACACGTCTGGCTCTGCTCAGCACGGCACGCCACAGCCTGAAGGGAGAAGAGCAGAAACGGAGGCGGAGAGCTCCGTTACATCAAAGGACGCCGGCGACCGGCGACCTTTCGCGTGCGACCAGTGTGGGCGCACTTATCGCCATGCAGGAAGCTTGGTGAACCACAAAAACTCTCATAAAACAGGTGAATATTACTGCTCCATTTGCAACAACACCTACTCCAATCAGCTGGCGATGAAGAACCACCTGAGGACACACTTTTTGTACAAAAGACACGCCTGCCAAAACTGTGGAAGAGGCTTCAGAGGAAAGAAGCAACTGCTCGCTCACGTCTGCGCCGACCTCAGAAAGGACGGAGCTAAAGGGAGGAGGCTCCTGAAACCCAGGATGTTCAAATGTAAGAAATGCAGGAAAGCTTTTCACTCCGTTGATGAGCTGTCATCACACACGTGTGAAGGACACTCCGACAGCAGCGAGTCCAGCACCATTAAAGAAGAAAGGCCATTCAGATGCAACATCTGTGGCCGCAGCTACCGCCACGCCGGCTCGCTGCTgaaccacaaaaacacacacaagacCGGCCActtcagctgcagcttctgctccAAGCCCTTCACCAACCCCATGGCGCTGCGCAACCACACGCGCATCCacacgcagaagaagaagttcgTCTGCCTCACGTGTGGCAAGGCCTTCCGCCTCGCCAGCATACTCCACAACCACCAGAGGATTCACAACCGGGCGCTGAGCCACTTCAGCTGCCCCtcgtgtgggcggagcttccagAGCAGAGCCAGCCTGAGGAGGCACCACTGCCGCCGAGGTCAAGGGAGGAGCGCGCTCGCCGGAGTCCAGCGCACGGAGAGAGGAAACAAATGCTTCAC GTGTGACTTGTGTGGGCGGTCCTACCGACACGCCGGCTCTCTCCTCAACCATAAGAAGTCTCACTCCGAGAGCCTCCACCACTGCGCCTTGTGCCTCCAGACGTTTCCCGACTCCCTCACGCTGCAGATACACTCCCAAATGAGACGCCACTGTTGCCCCGAGTGCGGTAAGACCTTCTGTCTGATCACACACCTGCAGAACCACATGGAGGTTCACTCCAAGGAGCAGGCGGTGGTCTGCGGCGTCTGCCAGCAGAGCTTCCCGGACGCCAGCAGCTACCAGGAGCACCACAACGCCCACCACACGGCTCAGAGCTCGTACCCTCAAGGTGCGGAGATACCTGTAGAGAACAACCTCACCTGGGATTCTGTTATTCCTGAGACTTTGGGAACACTAAAACAAGACCCAACAATGTTTTATCCGGCTCCAACAGATGTCTCTGATTCCCAAGTGAGCAGtgaaagctccgcccctcaGGAGAAGAGCCACGTGTGCGAGCACTGCGGTCGTACGTACCGCCACGCCGGCTCCCTCCTCAACCATAAGAACAGCCACAAGACCGGCGCCTTCTTCTGCTCCGTCTGCCACAAGGAGTTCACCAACCTGATGGCCCTCAAGAACCACCGCCGCATCCACACGGAGCCCAAACGCTACCAGTGCCTGGAGTGTGGAAAGGCCTTCCGGGTGTCCACGCAGCTCATCTGTCACCGCAGGATCCACACCAAGGAGAAGCCCTTCACCTGCCAGCTGTGCAGCAAGAACTTCTCCAGCAAATCCAACCTGCGCCACCATCAGAAGATGCACCAGAGCCAGACGTACGACAGCTCCTTCAGCATGGACTCCTTCATGGATCTGGACATGGCAGCTTTCCTCTGA
- the znf668 gene encoding zinc finger protein 668 translates to MSSPQPGSPPLAEQYTPVQDEENKQEEEDQPAKKRGRGRPPKTKPLFKCSTCSESFKSLSALQSHKTSAHTKERPQQHHSCSECTKTFMSKAQLSKHERTHSSQRPFQCPDCHKAYKTATELRNHSRSHTGEKPFVCTECGKAFMQAICLRIHMTQHSGERPYSCRQCSKSYPTLSKLKVHERSHTGEKPYFCAECGKSFADPSVFRKHRRNHQGHRPYACDECGKTYTELKDLKNHERSHTGEKPFLCSDCGKAFSRSSSLACHQRIHSQNKPYQCEQCGKGFTQLSSYQSHLRTHSGEKPFLCPQCGKMFSDPSSFRRHQRAHLGFKPYPCDKCSKRFRQPADLAVHERVHSGERPYKCQSCDKAFVASWDLRRHMLVHTGLRPFSCTECDKSFAERSSLNKHRRVHSGERPFKCEECLKSFVVSSSLRKHERTHLTEHSEQQQEAEAASTSTFPATTLPQFSCTHCDATFGSWEEVQTHENLHSTSLSITKIVSLASHVCATCHAEYAQLADLQEHEKQHPKPRPHVCSSCGKGFLNKSGLRKHQKIHSTSKPHSCPHCGKAFLFAAYLRKHLRTHGDAAQPVSEPASQLSDLNIIHTDPLPSPPPASEASAAETSSMSLTVPEPAFHALPDYLVKEEGL, encoded by the coding sequence ATGAGCTCTCCTCAGCCTGGCAGCCCACCTCTAGCAGAACAATACACTCCTGTGCAAGATGAGGAGAacaagcaggaggaggaggatcagCCTGCTAAAAAACGCGGCAGAGGGAGACCTCCCAAAACCAAACCTCTTTTCAAATGCTCCACATGCAGCGAGTCCTTCAAGAGTCTGTCAGCTCTGCAGAGCCATAAGACCTCAGCGCACACCAAGGAACGTCCACAGCAGCACCACTCCTGCTCCGAGTGCACCAAAACTTTCATGAGCAAGGCTCAGCTCTCAAAGCACGAGCGCACGCACTCCTCCCAGCGCCCCTTCCAGTGCCCAGATTGTCACAAGGCTTACAAGACGGCCACAGAGCTGCGAAACCACAGCCGCTCGCATACCGGGGAAAAACCTTTCGTATGCACAGAGTGCGGCAAGGCCTTCATGCAGGCTATATGTTTGAGGATCCACATGACGCAGCACAGTGGGGAGCGCCCATACTCGTGTCGGCAGTGCTCCAAGAGCTACCCCACTTTATCTAAACTGAAGGTGCACGAGCGCTCTCACACCGGAGAAAAGCCGTATTTCTGTGCCGAGTGCGGCAAGAGCTTCGCCGATCCGTCTGTGTTCCGAAAACACAGGAGGAACCATCAGGGGCACCGGCCGTATGCCTGCGATGAGTGTGGCAAAACGTACACTGAGCTGAAGGACCTAAAAAACCACGAGCGCTCGCACACCGGAGAAAAGCCCTTCCTGTGCTCAGACTGTGGCAAGGCCTTCTCCCGCTCCTCCTCTCTGGCTTGCCACCAGCGCATCCACTCTCAGAACAAACCCTACCAGTGCGAGCAGTGTGGGAAGGGCTTCACTCAGCTGTCCTCCTACCAGTCTCATCTCCGCACTCACTCAGGCGAGAAGCCGTTTCTCTGTCCACAATGTGGCAAGATGTTCTCCGACCCCTCCAGTTTCCGCCGACACCAGCGTGCCCACTTGGGTTTCAAACCTTACCCTTGCGACAAGTGCTCCAAGCGCTTTCGGCAGCCCGCCGACCTGGCGGTTCACGAGAGGGTTCACTCCGGAGAGCGGCCGTACAAATGCCAGAGCTGCGACAAAGCCTTCGTCGCGTCCTGGGACCTGCGGCGCCACATGCTCGTCCACACCGGCCTGCGGCCTTTCTCGTGCACAGAGTGCGATAAGTCGTTCGCCGAGCGCTCGAGTCTCAACAAGCACCGGCGCGTGCACTCTGGAGAGAGGCCCTTCAAGTGTGAGGAGTGTCTAAAGTCGTTTGTAGTGTCATCGAGTCTGCGTAAGCATGAAAGAACCCACCTCACGGAGCAttctgagcagcagcaggaggccgAGGCTGCGTCCACATCAACCTTCCCCGCCACCACCCTCCCTCAGTTCTCCTGCACCCACTGTGATGCTACGTTTGGCTCCTGGGAGGAAGTTCAGACTCACGAAAACCTCCACTCCACTTCTCTGTCTATCACAAAAATCGTGTCGCTGGCGTCGCACGTGTGCGCGACCTGCCACGCGGAGTACGCACAACTGGCAGACTTGCAGGAGCACGAGAAGCAGCACCCAAAGCCAAGGCCGCacgtctgcagcagctgcgGCAAGGGCTTCCTCAACAAATCCGGCCTGCGCAAACACCAGAAGATCCACTCCACCAGCAAGCCCCACAGCTGCCCCCACTGCGGCAAAGCCTTCCTGTTCGCCGCCTACCTCCGCAAGCACTTACGGACTCACGGCGACGCGGCGCAGCCCGTCTCGGAGCCCGCCTCGCAGCTCAGCGATCTGAACATCATCCACACGGATCCGCTCCCCTCTCCTCCACCTGCCAGTGAAGCCTCTGCAGCTGAAACCAGCAGCATGTCCCTCACAGTCCCCGAGCCTGCTTTTCACGCCCTCCCAGACTACCTAGTCAAAGAAGAAGGTCTTTAA